The proteins below are encoded in one region of Thermodesulfovibrionales bacterium:
- a CDS encoding beta-ketoacyl-[acyl-carrier-protein] synthase family protein, which produces MKRRVVITGLGVISSIGIGWRDFWKNLLEGKSGISPVESFDTSNYPTHNGGEVKIFKPEEFISQERLVFLNRTSQMAIAASLLAIRDAGLIGEINKYRITVSFGTTLGDAQTIEPIDNDLLKATSISKYLCYQISTHSAPSNIAKVLNLQKPIFMFSTACAAGNYAIGYGYDMIMLDKTDIVIAGACDAMSRIEFTGFNQFNAVAPDKCQPFDKNRKGMMLAEGSGVLVLESLEMAIKRKAKIYGEIIGYGLSCDAHHMTTPTVEGIAACMRKAMKEANISINDVDYICAHGTGTLMNDKNECAAIREVFGPRYKEIPVSSIKSMLGHTMGAASALEAVACALVVQNDIIPPTINYETPDPECDIDCVPNKARHHRVNIALNNSFAFGGNNACLVIKKYIN; this is translated from the coding sequence AAACCTTCTGGAGGGAAAGTCCGGAATCAGTCCTGTTGAGTCCTTTGATACATCCAATTACCCTACCCATAACGGAGGCGAGGTTAAAATTTTTAAACCAGAAGAGTTTATTTCTCAGGAAAGATTAGTCTTTTTGAATCGTACTAGTCAAATGGCGATTGCAGCATCACTGTTGGCAATAAGGGATGCTGGCTTAATCGGTGAAATTAATAAATATCGTATAACTGTCTCATTTGGAACTACTTTAGGAGATGCTCAAACAATTGAACCTATTGATAACGATTTACTTAAAGCTACGAGCATTTCTAAATATCTATGTTATCAAATATCTACCCATTCTGCCCCATCAAATATTGCTAAAGTTCTAAATTTACAAAAACCCATATTTATGTTTTCTACAGCTTGTGCTGCAGGTAACTATGCAATTGGATATGGTTATGATATGATTATGCTTGATAAAACAGATATAGTAATTGCCGGGGCATGTGATGCTATGTCCAGAATTGAATTTACAGGTTTTAATCAATTTAATGCGGTTGCGCCTGACAAATGTCAACCCTTTGATAAAAATAGAAAAGGTATGATGCTCGCTGAAGGCTCTGGTGTTTTAGTTTTAGAGTCTCTTGAGATGGCAATCAAAAGAAAAGCTAAAATTTATGGTGAAATAATAGGTTACGGTCTCAGCTGTGATGCCCATCATATGACAACACCTACTGTAGAAGGTATCGCAGCATGTATGAGAAAAGCAATGAAGGAAGCAAATATTAGCATAAATGATGTAGATTATATATGTGCCCATGGAACAGGAACTCTTATGAATGATAAAAACGAATGCGCAGCTATCAGAGAGGTCTTTGGACCAAGGTATAAGGAGATTCCTGTTAGCTCCATTAAATCCATGCTCGGTCATACAATGGGTGCGGCCTCTGCACTTGAGGCTGTTGCCTGTGCCCTTGTTGTACAAAATGACATTATACCTCCAACCATAAATTATGAAACACCTGATCCTGAATGTGATATAGACTGTGTTCCAAATAAAGCAAGACATCACAGAGTAAATATTGCATTGAATAATTCTTTTGCCTTCGGAGGCAACAATGCCTGTCTTGTAATAAAAAA